The following proteins are co-located in the Siansivirga zeaxanthinifaciens CC-SAMT-1 genome:
- a CDS encoding xylulokinase, with the protein MYYLGLDIGSSSIKAALVEIATGKSVGVVQEPEQEMSMFAQKNGWAEQKPDDWWLHVCNAIKRLKKQHNISRTQIKGIGISYQMHGLVIVDKDGNPLRKSIIWCDSRAVEIGNDAFTAIGEEKCSTQLLNSPANFTASKLKWVKDNEPEIYNKIYKFMLPGDYIAYKFSNKINTTISGLSEGIFWDFKNNSIANFLLENYGIDPSLVPDIVDTFSNQSQVNDQGETESTIAAGTPIFYRAGDQPNNALSLNVFNPGEVAATGGTSGVVYAITDSLSVKESARVNNFAHVNYNKQSQARIGKLLCINGAGIQYRWLLNNLDVSSYEEMNNLASAIPVGSDGVCVIPFGNGAERMLNNKEIGTRIVNLNLNNHHKGHMCRAALEGIAFSFVYGVEILKSDGIKPSVIRAGNDNLFRSEIFANTVATLIEQEIEIYNTTGAIGAARAADLHKGDFESFGKSIIDNDHVMTFMPFKDKSLYLKAYNNWKTELEIILNTK; encoded by the coding sequence ATGTACTATTTAGGATTAGACATAGGGAGTTCTTCTATTAAAGCAGCTTTAGTAGAAATAGCAACAGGTAAAAGCGTTGGTGTTGTTCAAGAGCCAGAACAAGAAATGAGCATGTTTGCTCAAAAAAATGGATGGGCAGAACAGAAGCCAGACGACTGGTGGTTGCACGTTTGCAATGCCATTAAACGCCTAAAAAAACAACACAACATCTCAAGAACCCAAATAAAAGGTATCGGGATTTCGTATCAAATGCATGGCTTGGTTATTGTCGATAAAGACGGAAATCCACTTCGAAAAAGTATTATTTGGTGCGATAGTCGAGCTGTCGAGATTGGAAACGACGCCTTTACTGCCATTGGAGAAGAAAAATGTTCCACACAGTTGCTAAACTCGCCCGCAAACTTTACCGCTTCAAAATTAAAGTGGGTAAAAGATAACGAACCAGAAATTTATAACAAGATTTATAAATTCATGCTTCCTGGCGATTATATAGCCTATAAGTTTTCAAACAAAATTAACACCACCATTTCGGGACTATCCGAAGGTATTTTTTGGGATTTTAAAAACAATTCCATTGCCAATTTTCTTCTAGAAAATTATGGTATCGATCCTTCATTAGTACCCGATATTGTCGACACCTTTAGCAATCAATCTCAAGTTAACGACCAAGGCGAAACCGAAAGTACTATTGCAGCCGGCACCCCAATTTTTTATAGAGCCGGCGACCAGCCCAACAATGCCTTGTCCTTAAACGTATTTAATCCCGGCGAAGTTGCTGCAACAGGTGGTACATCGGGGGTTGTTTATGCTATAACCGATAGTCTATCAGTAAAAGAAAGTGCGCGTGTTAACAATTTCGCACACGTTAACTATAACAAACAATCTCAAGCCAGAATAGGTAAATTATTATGTATTAATGGTGCAGGCATCCAATACCGTTGGTTGTTAAATAACCTCGATGTTAGTTCCTACGAAGAAATGAATAACCTGGCCTCAGCAATCCCCGTTGGGTCCGATGGCGTATGCGTTATTCCCTTCGGAAACGGTGCCGAGCGCATGTTAAATAACAAAGAAATTGGTACAAGAATCGTAAATTTAAATTTAAACAACCACCATAAAGGGCATATGTGTCGTGCAGCTCTAGAAGGTATTGCCTTCTCATTCGTTTATGGGGTCGAAATTTTAAAATCCGATGGTATCAAACCCAGCGTAATTCGCGCAGGAAACGATAATTTATTTCGTTCAGAAATTTTCGCAAACACCGTTGCGACCTTAATCGAACAAGAAATAGAAATTTACAACACAACCGGAGCCATAGGTGCCGCGCGTGCTGCCGACCTGCATAAAGGCGATTTCGAAAGTTTTGGCAAGTCTATAATCGACAACGACCACGTCATGACTTTTATGCCTTTTAAAGACAAATCACTTTATTTAAAAGCCTATAACAACTGGAAAACCGAACTAGAAATTATATTAAACACGAAATAG
- the xylA gene encoding xylose isomerase, with translation MALIGNKEYYKGIGEIKYEGKESDNPLAFKYYNPNQVVAGKTMSEWFKFSIAYWHTFCGQGSDPFGPGTQSFEWDKSSDAVQAAKDKADAAFEFITKMGFGYYCFHDYDLIQEGATFAESESRLATITDYLKEKQAASGVKLLWGTANCFSNPRYMNGAATNPDFNVVARAGGQIKLALDATMALNGENYVFWGGREGYMTLLNTDMGRELDHMGQFLTMCRDYARANGFKGNFFIEPKPMEPSKHQYDFDTATAIGFLKEYGLDKDFKINIEVNHATLAQHTFQHEIETAAKAGMLGSLDANRGDYQNGWDTDQFPNNIQETTEAMLVFLKAGGLQGGGVNFDAKIRRNSTDLEDVFLAHIGGADTFARALLIADKIITSSPYEKLRKERYASFDSGKGKDFEAGKLSLQDLYKIAQENGELKLQSGKQELFENIINQYI, from the coding sequence ATGGCATTAATAGGAAACAAAGAATACTATAAAGGTATTGGAGAAATTAAGTACGAAGGAAAAGAATCAGACAATCCTTTAGCGTTTAAATACTACAACCCAAATCAAGTGGTTGCCGGAAAAACCATGAGCGAATGGTTTAAATTTTCGATAGCGTACTGGCATACGTTTTGCGGACAAGGTAGCGACCCATTCGGTCCAGGAACACAAAGTTTCGAATGGGATAAATCATCAGATGCTGTTCAAGCAGCAAAAGATAAAGCAGATGCCGCTTTCGAATTTATTACAAAAATGGGATTTGGCTATTACTGTTTTCACGATTACGATTTAATACAAGAAGGAGCAACATTCGCAGAATCTGAATCTAGATTAGCTACCATAACAGATTACTTAAAAGAAAAACAAGCGGCTTCAGGTGTTAAATTACTTTGGGGTACAGCTAATTGCTTTTCAAACCCTCGTTACATGAATGGTGCTGCTACAAACCCAGATTTTAATGTGGTTGCCAGAGCAGGCGGACAAATAAAATTAGCTCTAGATGCTACCATGGCTCTAAATGGAGAAAACTATGTATTCTGGGGAGGTCGCGAAGGTTATATGACCTTATTAAATACCGATATGGGGCGTGAGCTAGATCACATGGGGCAATTTTTAACCATGTGTAGAGATTATGCGCGTGCTAATGGTTTTAAAGGTAATTTCTTTATAGAACCAAAACCTATGGAGCCATCTAAACACCAATACGATTTCGATACAGCAACCGCTATTGGTTTCTTAAAAGAGTACGGTTTAGATAAAGATTTCAAAATAAACATTGAAGTAAATCACGCGACTTTAGCACAACACACCTTCCAACACGAAATTGAAACAGCAGCAAAAGCTGGTATGTTAGGCAGTTTAGATGCTAACCGTGGCGATTACCAAAATGGGTGGGATACAGATCAATTTCCAAATAACATACAAGAAACAACAGAGGCGATGCTTGTGTTCTTAAAAGCTGGCGGTTTACAAGGTGGTGGTGTTAATTTTGATGCTAAAATTAGAAGAAACTCAACCGATTTAGAAGATGTATTCTTAGCGCACATTGGCGGTGCCGATACGTTTGCTAGAGCATTACTAATTGCCGATAAAATTATTACATCGTCTCCTTACGAGAAATTAAGAAAAGAGCGTTATGCTTCTTTCGACTCTGGAAAAGGAAAAGATTTCGAAGCTGGTAAATTAAGTCTTCAAGATTTATATAAAATAGCTCAAGAAAATGGTGAGCTTAAATTACAAAGCGGTAAACAAGAGTTATTCGAAAATATAATCAATCAATATATTTAA